In the Paenibacillus pabuli genome, one interval contains:
- a CDS encoding TetR/AcrR family transcriptional regulator — MAPIDRRQQVIQAAAQSFAMFGYKATTMDQVAKIANVGKGTIYTFFTNKEQLFDQILVEVIQEMKNIAHREVHQESAFFDNLFRVLDSLLEFRRDHDLLVKLSQELKDFGTLQAKEGLDKVEKVISDFLSKELEKARDSGEIRDCDPQVVAFMMIRLYIALTSDWNKQHEPLSKEEIKNYFRLFLMEGIAAVM, encoded by the coding sequence ATGGCTCCGATTGACCGGAGGCAGCAGGTCATTCAAGCAGCAGCTCAGTCGTTCGCCATGTTTGGATACAAAGCTACCACGATGGATCAGGTGGCCAAGATTGCGAATGTCGGCAAAGGGACAATTTACACTTTCTTTACGAATAAGGAGCAGCTGTTTGATCAGATTCTGGTGGAAGTAATCCAGGAGATGAAAAATATTGCCCATCGTGAAGTGCATCAGGAAAGTGCTTTTTTTGATAACCTGTTTCGTGTGCTGGATTCATTGCTGGAATTCCGTCGTGATCATGATTTATTGGTGAAGCTATCCCAGGAACTCAAGGATTTTGGAACGCTTCAGGCCAAAGAGGGTCTGGACAAGGTGGAGAAGGTCATTTCCGATTTCCTGTCCAAAGAGCTGGAGAAAGCCAGAGACAGCGGTGAGATTCGGGATTGTGATCCGCAAGTGGTGGCCTTTATGATGATCCGTCTGTACATCGCGCTCACCTCGGATTGGAACAAACAGCACGAACCGCTCAGCAAAGAGGAAATCAAAAATTACTTTCGTCTTTTCTTAATGGAAGGAATTGCTGCCGTCATGTAG
- a CDS encoding MGDG synthase family glycosyltransferase: MRKPRVLLLSEGFGTGHTQAAHALASGIKKVSPHVHSRVIELGKFLNPTVAPLIFSAYRKTLSVQPKLVSMLYRTQYNKSLNGFTKLALHRIFYTQTAQVVSQLKPDAVICTHPFPNAVISRLKRQGLNIPLYTVITDYDVHGTWINPEVNQYLVSTPQVKALLEIRGVDPSRIQVTGIPVHPDFWEAGDKVRLRQEMGLQNMPTALLMGGGWGLSFDEEHMKLLTSWADRVQLVFCLGSNEKMISKMKEMACFQHPNIRILGYTKEVSKLMDVSDVLITKPGGMTCTEALAKGLPMLFIPPLPGQEEENCEYFVQAGYGQVIHSADVITTRFRELCEPTKAPNEAESQLKVVRKPWNRQSYDPTSCAQAVHELLFPATAELSSTTKERFKAGIPAATLSGTRIPF, translated from the coding sequence ATGCGAAAACCAAGAGTGCTCTTATTATCCGAAGGTTTCGGCACCGGTCACACCCAGGCCGCCCATGCGCTGGCAAGCGGCATCAAAAAAGTCAGTCCACACGTCCATAGCCGTGTCATCGAACTCGGCAAATTTTTGAATCCGACAGTGGCTCCGCTTATTTTTTCCGCCTATCGAAAAACATTATCCGTCCAGCCCAAACTGGTCAGCATGCTGTATCGGACACAATACAATAAATCGTTGAACGGATTTACCAAACTCGCCTTGCATCGGATTTTCTATACTCAGACGGCACAGGTTGTATCCCAGTTGAAGCCGGATGCTGTTATCTGCACTCATCCGTTTCCAAATGCGGTCATTTCCAGGCTGAAACGACAAGGGCTGAACATACCGCTGTACACGGTCATTACGGATTATGATGTACACGGCACATGGATCAATCCTGAAGTAAACCAGTATCTTGTCTCTACCCCACAGGTCAAAGCATTACTCGAGATCAGGGGGGTCGATCCCTCTCGAATCCAGGTTACGGGAATTCCCGTACACCCTGATTTCTGGGAAGCAGGTGACAAAGTGCGGCTGCGTCAGGAAATGGGGCTTCAGAATATGCCTACGGCACTGCTTATGGGCGGTGGATGGGGGCTTTCCTTTGATGAAGAGCATATGAAACTATTAACCTCCTGGGCCGATCGGGTGCAGCTCGTATTCTGTCTCGGAAGCAACGAGAAGATGATCTCCAAAATGAAAGAGATGGCTTGCTTCCAACATCCAAACATCCGCATTCTCGGTTACACAAAGGAAGTCAGCAAGCTGATGGACGTATCGGACGTCCTTATTACGAAACCGGGCGGCATGACTTGCACAGAGGCTCTGGCGAAAGGACTGCCAATGTTGTTCATTCCACCACTTCCAGGCCAGGAAGAAGAGAATTGTGAGTATTTTGTACAAGCCGGATATGGCCAGGTTATTCATTCAGCAGACGTCATTACCACACGGTTCAGAGAGCTATGCGAGCCGACCAAGGCACCGAATGAAGCTGAAAGCCAGCTGAAGGTTGTACGCAAGCCTTGGAACCGGCAGTCCTATGATCCAACGTCTTGTGCACAGGCTGTTCACGAATTGTTGTTTCCGGCTACAGCCGAGCTCTCCTCCACGACGAAGGAACGCTTCAAGGCCGGAATTCCTGCCGCGACGCTGTCAGGTACCAGAATTCCATTCTAA
- a CDS encoding cell wall hydrolase, translated as MDIISKNRWVAPMLSVLLVCIVGVNVVQATGKWNEASDSKQMTDLAASVQNSASTSSAGDRRMMADGTSLSADSSIHTANWTASLPAKDWLTAAQEEQELKEAKAKHKARAAAAAQAKKDAALKLAKIEKAKAAAAITTPPQKLYFTRTELLNQEDSKLATWSYSVSDKELLLLQKIVMAEAEGEPYEGKVAVANVVLNRLRSANFPDTIYKVIYQKSQFSPVANGRLKRVVPNEDSVKAVNAALNGQKEVADDTYYFLSLTLADDLTVARSKKKVKTIGHHTFYK; from the coding sequence ATGGATATTATAAGCAAGAATCGTTGGGTAGCACCGATGTTATCTGTGCTGCTTGTATGTATAGTGGGGGTTAATGTAGTTCAGGCAACTGGGAAGTGGAACGAGGCAAGTGATAGTAAACAGATGACCGATCTGGCGGCTTCTGTGCAAAATAGCGCATCAACTTCTTCTGCTGGGGACAGGCGAATGATGGCGGACGGGACAAGTCTGTCTGCTGATTCATCGATTCATACGGCAAACTGGACGGCTTCATTGCCAGCCAAGGACTGGCTTACGGCTGCTCAGGAAGAACAGGAATTGAAGGAAGCCAAGGCCAAGCATAAAGCCAGAGCTGCTGCGGCGGCCCAAGCCAAAAAAGACGCTGCCTTGAAATTGGCCAAAATAGAGAAGGCCAAAGCGGCTGCTGCAATTACAACTCCCCCCCAAAAACTTTACTTTACGCGGACCGAACTTTTGAACCAGGAGGACTCAAAACTTGCAACCTGGTCATACAGTGTGTCCGATAAAGAGCTGCTTCTGCTGCAAAAAATTGTCATGGCAGAGGCGGAAGGTGAACCGTACGAAGGCAAAGTGGCAGTTGCCAATGTTGTCTTAAACCGGCTGCGGTCAGCCAATTTTCCCGATACTATTTATAAGGTAATCTATCAGAAGTCTCAATTCAGCCCGGTAGCCAACGGACGTCTGAAGCGTGTAGTTCCCAATGAGGACAGCGTGAAGGCAGTTAATGCTGCACTGAATGGACAGAAGGAAGTCGCTGATGATACGTATTATTTCTTGTCATTAACGCTTGCCGATGATCTGACGGTTGCCCGTTCGAAGAAAAAAGTGAAAACGATCGGTCATCATACGTTTTACAAGTAA
- the thpR gene encoding RNA 2',3'-cyclic phosphodiesterase — translation MMNNYSYTDQPSRRERLFTAIRLPAAIQESLRLEAGMVKNRLDFRKWTDHRDYHITLQFLGDTLVSDIGHLRKALRMAINGLKPFELHISGWGTFGLKDAPKVLWKGVDGEMESLNLLHKRIVEATSALGYEAELRPYSPHITIARKFLGVAPGNEDKGIYGMLPEHSLGAKSWIVEDFVLYVTRLGQSPMYEVVDTFSFS, via the coding sequence ATGATGAATAACTATTCATATACGGATCAACCATCACGGCGGGAAAGATTATTTACGGCGATACGTCTTCCGGCAGCTATTCAGGAGTCCCTTCGACTCGAAGCAGGAATGGTAAAGAACAGGCTGGATTTTCGCAAATGGACAGACCATCGGGACTATCATATAACGCTGCAATTTCTGGGAGATACACTGGTGAGTGATATTGGGCATCTGCGGAAAGCACTGCGCATGGCGATCAATGGATTGAAGCCGTTTGAACTGCATATTTCCGGATGGGGAACATTTGGACTAAAAGATGCTCCGAAGGTGTTATGGAAGGGTGTGGACGGTGAAATGGAGTCATTGAATCTTCTTCACAAACGGATTGTGGAGGCCACATCCGCACTTGGATATGAAGCAGAGTTGAGACCCTATTCTCCGCACATTACAATTGCACGCAAATTTCTGGGTGTAGCCCCAGGAAATGAAGATAAAGGGATTTATGGGATGCTTCCGGAACATTCCTTGGGTGCTAAATCATGGATTGTGGAGGACTTTGTACTTTATGTGACGAGGCTGGGGCAATCGCCAATGTATGAGGTTGTGGATACGTTTTCATTTTCCTAA
- a CDS encoding D-2-hydroxyacid dehydrogenase, giving the protein MGKIVCFPSLSAEQQQRILDAAPGYTLTVSKAKEIDPAELTGAEIIVGWSPLVTEHALKNDSLLKWVQVWSAGVDNLPFSDLEQKNIQVTSANGVHAIPITEIIVGMMLSHSRWLRQAMLHQQQAEWKNPGKPLPELHGKTAVIVGVGEIGTEAARILKAFGMNVLGVRRSGKDVPNVDHMYDMSGLHEALGKGDYIINILPLTDETHHLYDQTAFEHFKPGSCFVNVGRGPSVDTEALIRALDSGQVAYAALDVFEEEPLPAEHPLWKKDNVLITPHIAGSTEQYTDRALDIFVENLEAYLAGKTLPLNLVDYSHKY; this is encoded by the coding sequence ATGGGTAAAATTGTATGTTTTCCATCTTTATCTGCGGAACAACAGCAGCGCATTTTAGACGCCGCTCCAGGCTATACGCTAACCGTTAGCAAAGCCAAGGAGATTGACCCTGCAGAGTTAACAGGAGCTGAAATCATAGTTGGCTGGTCTCCTCTCGTCACAGAACATGCCCTGAAGAACGACAGCCTCCTGAAGTGGGTACAGGTCTGGTCCGCAGGTGTGGATAACCTTCCATTTTCGGATTTGGAACAAAAAAATATTCAGGTGACCAGTGCAAATGGCGTGCATGCCATCCCGATCACCGAAATTATTGTAGGCATGATGTTATCGCACAGCCGCTGGCTGAGACAAGCCATGCTCCATCAACAGCAAGCCGAGTGGAAAAATCCCGGCAAACCACTACCGGAACTGCATGGCAAAACGGCTGTTATTGTTGGTGTGGGGGAAATTGGCACCGAAGCTGCCCGTATACTCAAGGCGTTTGGCATGAATGTCCTCGGGGTTCGTCGGTCCGGCAAAGACGTCCCGAATGTCGATCACATGTACGATATGTCCGGACTGCATGAAGCTTTGGGCAAGGGAGACTATATCATTAACATTTTGCCCCTCACAGACGAAACCCATCATTTATATGATCAGACCGCATTCGAACATTTCAAACCAGGCTCCTGCTTCGTAAATGTAGGACGAGGTCCAAGTGTAGATACAGAAGCGCTGATTCGTGCGCTGGATAGCGGACAGGTCGCCTATGCTGCACTGGATGTTTTTGAAGAAGAACCCCTTCCTGCAGAGCACCCGTTATGGAAAAAGGATAATGTGTTAATCACTCCCCATATCGCGGGAAGTACGGAGCAATACACGGATCGTGCACTTGATATTTTTGTGGAAAATTTGGAAGCCTACCTGGCGGGTAAAACGCTGCCGCTCAATCTGGTCGACTATAGTCATAAATACTAA
- a CDS encoding TRM11 family SAM-dependent methyltransferase, translating into MNSTELTGGSTTKDYVYTFACHENERELCSLELSTLLGSRLEMNSSLRSYVRSGICIPPGRSPFIHGRLDVLSEADTVNDLLPAAAKIDLLPEETFKVVCLKEGDHMPDYEHSRQLEREVGMCINGKAQMKHPKVTFGLIQTGKKWILGRWTEADRSWQSHQQKPQNYSTGFGVALARSLVNIAVPDIPNHRLLDPCCGMGTVVIEALSMGIDTRGNDLNPLAIQGARINLPHFGYDPACLTLGDMNELNVYYDAAILDMPYNLCSVLPDEEQRVMLTSLRRLAGRAVVVSTEWVEEHLLAAGWEVNQYCTVRKGTFIRHIWLCA; encoded by the coding sequence ATCAATTCGACTGAATTAACAGGTGGCTCAACGACCAAAGATTACGTCTATACTTTTGCCTGTCATGAGAATGAGCGTGAACTATGCTCACTTGAGCTCAGTACGCTGCTCGGTTCAAGACTGGAGATGAATTCGAGTTTACGCTCCTATGTACGGTCCGGCATATGCATTCCACCAGGCAGAAGCCCTTTTATTCATGGAAGGCTGGACGTGTTATCGGAAGCTGATACCGTGAATGATTTGCTGCCAGCTGCAGCGAAGATCGATTTGCTTCCGGAAGAAACGTTTAAGGTGGTATGTCTGAAAGAAGGAGATCATATGCCTGATTATGAACATTCCCGTCAACTGGAGAGAGAAGTGGGGATGTGCATCAATGGCAAGGCGCAGATGAAGCACCCAAAAGTGACCTTTGGACTAATACAAACAGGTAAGAAATGGATCTTGGGGCGGTGGACAGAAGCAGATCGATCGTGGCAAAGTCATCAGCAGAAGCCGCAAAATTACTCAACCGGTTTCGGAGTTGCGCTAGCCAGATCACTCGTCAACATTGCCGTACCGGACATCCCGAATCATCGGCTGCTCGATCCATGCTGCGGCATGGGTACGGTGGTCATTGAAGCACTATCCATGGGGATCGACACAAGAGGGAATGACTTGAATCCCCTGGCCATTCAAGGAGCGCGGATTAATCTTCCACACTTTGGTTATGATCCGGCTTGCCTTACGCTGGGAGATATGAATGAATTGAACGTTTATTACGACGCAGCGATTTTGGACATGCCCTACAATCTGTGTTCCGTCCTCCCGGATGAAGAACAGCGCGTCATGCTGACAAGTCTGCGCAGGTTGGCGGGACGGGCTGTAGTCGTATCCACGGAATGGGTGGAAGAGCATTTGCTTGCAGCAGGGTGGGAAGTGAATCAATATTGCACTGTACGTAAAGGAACGTTTATACGTCACATTTGGTTATGTGCATAG
- a CDS encoding methyl-accepting chemotaxis protein, with protein sequence MFSRFKVRSIGLRISIAFYLLILCLILLSVTIITRLNSMEASTNEITGNWMPSIQQINRLNYTTEHILSLSYRHFDAQDEDKADLAEERTNYIRETVQTIKIYDQQEKAADEQEHWDAFKTKWAAYLKLNTQAINLSDQGQSQLAKEVSEKGADSFDAMQVDLDYLVEYNQNQSDLSAAQTIRSVQNGRMIIIAGVLIMIAITAITIPIIRSQVVKPLLRVISAVKLIAEGQLNVQDVHTKHEDEVGLLAEAVNTMKGNLTSMVLNVRRVAEAVNRQSNELAISTEEVKIGSRQIAITMEESAKAAESQAVTAVESARTVEGLNEHIQKHATQGSQLSLMSERVLEQGLNGRKAMEQSVQQMQQISGAVSASMDRMEQLNRKNEDISKLVQVIRDIARQTNLLALNASIEAARAGESGRGFAVVAAEVRKLSEAVQTSVEEITIITEDIQQDSQGVVAELRTGVRETELGQEHVRTSGSLFQNINESVEEMVHVIGTMTAGLEGMQDASGRMNDFSQQISAVSEQSAASVEEVSASAEEQVSSMETISGSIQTLKELSDDLLTSIEKLKI encoded by the coding sequence ATGTTCAGCAGATTCAAGGTCAGGAGTATCGGTCTGCGTATCAGCATCGCGTTCTATTTGTTAATCCTCTGTTTAATTCTCCTTAGCGTCACCATTATTACCCGGTTAAACTCAATGGAAGCGAGTACGAATGAGATTACGGGGAACTGGATGCCTTCGATACAGCAAATTAACAGGTTGAACTATACCACAGAACATATTTTGTCATTGAGTTACCGCCACTTTGATGCCCAGGATGAGGACAAGGCTGATCTCGCTGAAGAGCGTACCAATTACATTCGCGAAACGGTTCAGACCATTAAAATATATGATCAGCAGGAAAAGGCGGCAGACGAACAGGAACACTGGGATGCATTCAAGACGAAGTGGGCAGCTTACCTTAAGCTGAATACCCAAGCGATCAATTTGAGTGATCAAGGACAATCCCAACTGGCCAAGGAAGTATCGGAAAAAGGGGCTGATTCCTTTGACGCCATGCAGGTCGATCTGGATTATCTGGTGGAGTACAATCAGAATCAGTCGGATCTCTCGGCTGCACAGACGATCAGGTCCGTGCAGAATGGCCGAATGATTATTATTGCTGGGGTGCTGATCATGATTGCGATTACGGCCATCACGATCCCGATTATCCGTTCCCAGGTCGTGAAACCGCTGCTCCGGGTCATCAGTGCAGTGAAGCTGATTGCAGAAGGCCAGCTGAATGTGCAGGATGTACATACCAAGCACGAAGATGAAGTAGGGCTATTGGCCGAAGCGGTAAACACGATGAAAGGTAATCTGACTTCCATGGTGTTGAATGTCAGACGTGTTGCCGAAGCGGTGAATCGTCAAAGCAACGAGCTGGCCATATCAACGGAAGAAGTTAAGATTGGAAGCCGCCAGATTGCCATAACGATGGAGGAGTCGGCCAAGGCTGCTGAGAGTCAGGCGGTTACGGCAGTTGAATCAGCACGTACGGTTGAGGGGTTGAACGAACACATCCAGAAACATGCAACTCAAGGGAGCCAGCTTAGTCTGATGTCAGAACGTGTGCTGGAGCAGGGATTGAATGGACGCAAGGCCATGGAGCAATCAGTGCAGCAAATGCAGCAAATCTCCGGTGCTGTCTCGGCTTCGATGGACCGGATGGAGCAGCTGAATCGTAAAAATGAGGATATCTCCAAGCTGGTCCAGGTGATTAGAGACATTGCCCGTCAGACCAACCTGCTGGCATTGAATGCTTCCATTGAAGCAGCTCGCGCTGGAGAGAGTGGGCGTGGGTTCGCTGTTGTAGCAGCCGAGGTCCGAAAGTTATCGGAAGCGGTGCAGACCTCTGTGGAGGAAATTACAATCATTACGGAAGATATCCAGCAGGATTCCCAAGGGGTGGTTGCTGAATTGCGTACAGGCGTCCGGGAGACTGAATTGGGACAAGAGCATGTGCGTACTTCGGGCAGTCTGTTCCAAAATATCAATGAATCCGTAGAGGAAATGGTTCATGTGATTGGCACGATGACAGCTGGTTTGGAAGGCATGCAGGATGCAAGTGGACGCATGAATGATTTCAGCCAACAGATCTCAGCGGTATCGGAGCAATCTGCAGCAAGTGTGGAAGAAGTTTCGGCTTCAGCTGAAGAACAGGTAAGCTCCATGGAAACGATCAGCGGCAGCATTCAAACACTGAAGGAACTGTCGGATGACCTGCTTACTTCCATCGAAAAGTTAAAAATATAA
- a CDS encoding MsnO8 family LLM class oxidoreductase: MDTNTGEGTNNIVSQAFSLGVLDLVPRLNRATAEEALQQSVSLAQNAEAWGYTRYWTSEHHDMDELASASPEVLLSHIGARTATIQLGSGAVLLPHYSPLKVAESFRLLAALYPGRIELGLGRAPGGGPHATMALSGNYLQHVSKLPESLAALTELLEDRYSYEEHRVTARPIPELPVSLWMLGTNVKSAEFAARFGMGYVFGQFMSDADGTEAVKRYRDGFTPSKTLNEPQVMVAVSAMCAETEEEARDWSREMADRRRQSGQDTPALHAAEKESNSTTGTGGQISIEEDKDQSEARKHFAGTAPQIWEQFGQVSKQLETNQFLVVTAGPDYERRLASYRLLAEFGKTMVE, encoded by the coding sequence TTGGATACAAACACAGGCGAAGGCACAAACAACATCGTAAGCCAAGCGTTCAGTCTTGGCGTGCTTGACCTTGTGCCAAGGTTGAATAGAGCTACAGCGGAAGAGGCTTTGCAGCAGTCCGTATCCTTGGCTCAAAATGCTGAAGCCTGGGGTTATACCCGATATTGGACGTCCGAGCATCATGATATGGATGAACTCGCATCAGCTTCACCTGAAGTGTTGCTCTCGCATATCGGAGCTAGAACAGCAACCATTCAGCTTGGTTCGGGTGCGGTGCTGCTGCCACACTATAGTCCGCTCAAGGTGGCCGAGTCGTTCCGGCTGCTGGCTGCACTTTATCCGGGACGAATTGAGTTGGGTCTGGGACGGGCTCCTGGAGGTGGACCGCATGCCACCATGGCGCTAAGCGGAAATTATTTGCAGCATGTGTCCAAATTGCCTGAATCACTCGCGGCACTCACTGAATTGCTCGAGGATCGGTACAGCTATGAGGAGCATCGCGTAACGGCACGTCCGATCCCTGAACTTCCCGTATCCCTGTGGATGCTGGGTACCAACGTCAAGAGTGCCGAGTTTGCTGCACGGTTTGGCATGGGGTATGTATTTGGTCAGTTTATGAGTGACGCCGATGGTACCGAAGCGGTGAAGCGTTATCGGGATGGGTTTACCCCCAGTAAAACGTTGAACGAACCGCAAGTGATGGTTGCGGTCAGTGCAATGTGTGCAGAGACAGAGGAGGAGGCTCGGGACTGGAGCCGCGAAATGGCAGATCGGCGCAGGCAGAGTGGACAAGATACACCAGCCCTGCACGCTGCCGAGAAGGAATCTAACTCCACTACAGGTACGGGTGGTCAGATCAGTATTGAAGAGGACAAGGATCAAAGTGAAGCACGCAAGCACTTTGCGGGAACAGCGCCTCAAATCTGGGAACAATTCGGCCAGGTGAGCAAACAACTGGAGACGAATCAATTTCTGGTGGTTACGGCCGGTCCTGATTATGAGCGAAGACTGGCGTCATATCGGTTACTTGCCGAGTTTGGTAAAACCATGGTGGAGTAA
- a CDS encoding deoxyguanosinetriphosphate triphosphohydrolase family protein, which yields MQWNDLREHRQYPELTKLDGARAAYERDYSRLIHSPTFRRLQGKSQVFGAGTGDYYRTRLTHSLEVAQIAREAARSLLRRYPQVDWSQADSPGLIIDSEVVECAAIAHDFGHPPFGHKGEEVLDGILDDLINTEVKKIMKKSRGAKSPQQEPEIRAELKRKYEHFEGNAHNFRLIMFLEKREDIDGLNLSDAVLLGINKYPYPGTESKKGMYHHEWQYIHEIRNRWNMPAGKKTLEAQLMDLCDDIAYSAHDLEDGIKAGKIEVHEHFLQDPHIHRLIVDKITTLEDLFWNGWTREAIGQKVEEVLASFLRVWNEKMPFCEHDYSRTRREVKAYWVSLFVGSLGVIDDGDWKKVTFVREGAEDLDMLRTVSVLKSFAWVTMIRDLRVQRLQKRSEWMIKRLWDAFLDPETSKSIIPSDWLQRYEKDQAKAHPIWTWEHMVIDYIAGMTDAFAEKIYNELYGLKVGSIYDLD from the coding sequence ATGCAATGGAACGATTTGAGAGAACATAGACAATATCCTGAACTTACCAAACTGGATGGAGCTCGCGCAGCATATGAGCGGGACTACTCCAGACTGATTCATTCACCGACCTTCCGTCGGTTGCAGGGCAAATCCCAGGTGTTTGGCGCCGGAACAGGCGACTATTATCGCACCCGGTTAACCCACTCGCTTGAGGTGGCGCAGATTGCGCGAGAGGCGGCGAGAAGCCTGCTTCGTCGTTATCCCCAAGTGGACTGGAGCCAGGCGGACAGCCCGGGGCTTATTATTGATTCGGAAGTGGTGGAATGTGCCGCGATCGCACATGATTTCGGACACCCGCCTTTTGGACATAAAGGGGAAGAAGTGCTGGACGGCATTTTGGATGACTTGATCAATACCGAGGTTAAGAAAATCATGAAGAAGAGCCGTGGGGCGAAATCACCCCAGCAGGAGCCGGAAATTCGTGCAGAGCTGAAACGGAAATATGAGCATTTTGAAGGTAATGCGCATAACTTCCGTCTCATCATGTTCCTGGAAAAGCGGGAAGATATCGATGGGCTGAACCTGTCCGATGCCGTGCTGCTCGGAATCAACAAGTACCCTTATCCGGGAACGGAGAGCAAGAAGGGCATGTATCATCATGAGTGGCAATATATCCACGAGATTCGTAATCGGTGGAATATGCCGGCAGGCAAAAAGACACTTGAAGCACAGCTCATGGACCTCTGTGACGATATCGCGTATTCCGCACACGATCTGGAGGATGGGATTAAGGCAGGCAAGATTGAAGTGCATGAGCATTTTCTGCAGGACCCGCATATCCATCGACTGATTGTGGATAAGATTACCACGCTTGAGGATCTGTTCTGGAACGGATGGACCAGAGAGGCGATTGGGCAAAAGGTAGAAGAAGTGCTCGCTTCGTTCCTGCGCGTCTGGAATGAAAAGATGCCGTTCTGTGAGCATGACTATTCCCGTACCCGCCGCGAAGTCAAAGCCTACTGGGTCAGTCTGTTTGTCGGCAGCCTGGGCGTGATTGACGACGGGGATTGGAAGAAGGTGACTTTTGTCCGCGAAGGTGCCGAGGATCTCGACATGCTGCGCACGGTAAGTGTGCTGAAGAGCTTTGCCTGGGTAACCATGATTCGTGACCTGCGCGTGCAGCGCCTGCAAAAACGCAGCGAATGGATGATCAAGCGTCTGTGGGATGCATTCCTTGACCCCGAAACGTCCAAATCTATTATTCCATCCGACTGGCTGCAGCGATATGAGAAAGACCAGGCGAAGGCTCATCCGATTTGGACATGGGAGCACATGGTGATTGATTATATTGCAGGCATGACCGATGCGTTTGCCGAGAAAATATACAATGAATTGTATGGTCTGAAGGTAGGTTCTATCTACGATCTGGACTAG